One Candidatus Peregrinibacteria bacterium genomic window, AAGTTTCCTCAGAAGAATTTTCGTAATTTCCAGATTCGTTTTTTCATTATGTCCGCCGATGTTATAAACCTCACCTTCTCTTCCTTTGTGGAGCACAATGTCGATCGCGCGGCAATGATCCTTCACATAAAGCCAATCGCGAACATTTTTCCCGTCGCCATAGAGTGGAAGCGTTTCGTTTTTGAGTGCTCGAAATATGAAAAATGGAATAAGTTTTTCTGGATATTGATACGGACCGTAGTTATTTGTACAACGAGTAATCATCACCGGGAGTTTGTATGTTTCAAAATATGAACGGACAAAAAGATCCGCACTCGCTTTTGAAGCGGCATATGGACAGTTTGGTGCGAGCGGAGTTTCTTCGGTAAAATACGTTCCCGTTGTGTCTCCGAGATCTCCATAGACTTCATCCGTGGAAATCTGAACATATCGTTTCACGCCAAACTTTTTTACACATTCGAGAAGATTCTGAGTTCCGAGAACATTTGTTTCGAGGAAAATTTTTGGTCCGATTATGGAACGATCCACATGTGTTTCTGCCGCAAAATTCACCACCATTTCCGGATGGAATGTTCCAAATGCACTTTCCAGTGCTTCTTCATGAGCAATATCGCCTTGGAGAAATATGATTTTGTCGTGAACAGATGTGAGATTTTCTCGATTTCCTGCATATGTGAGCGCATCAAACACGAGAATTTCATACGTTGGATAATTTTCAACAAGATGCTGAACGAAATTCGATCCAATAAATCCAGCGCCGCCAGCAATGAAAATTCGCTTTCCCATGAATACGAGGTTATTTCGAAGGATATTGTAAAGAAATTTGGGAAATTGAGCACGTCAATTTGATTTTAGATTTTAGATTTTAAGTTTTAGATTACGGATACAAGTTGAAATTTTCCTATCATTTAAAATCTAAAATTTTTCGTCAATCTCTCATTTAGGTTTACAATGCCTCCGCTATGTATACTGACATCATTCCCCATCGGTCTCTCCCTTTTGGAAGCGGAAAAATTACATTCTCTGTTCCTGAAAAATTAAAACCCAATATTCACGTGGGACAAATTGTCGAAATTCTTTTGCGCGGAAGGCGAGAGCAGGGCTGTATCATCGATATTTTTCAAAAACACCCAGATTTTGATACGGTAGATATTTTGAGGATACTCACTCCACAGATACTTTCAAAAAAAAGTATTGATTTTCTGGAACAAATCACCGAATATTACTTTTCGTCATATTCGAAAGCGCTTTTTCTCATGATTCCTGAAAAGATGTGGAAAAGTGATGGAATTCCGCCAACGGAATCATATTTGGTAAAGACGCGATTCATCGCGTCTCCACGTGGGACAAAACAAAAACTCATTTTTGAAATTCTCGAAAAAAATTCTGGAAAAATGCCAGAAAAAAATCTTCGAGAAATGGCTCAAGCATCTTCTGCAGTTATTACGAATCTTCTCGAAAAGGGTCTCATGAGGAGAACTCTTGAAGAATTTATTACTCCAAAAATTCCAGAAAATTTCAATGCCTTTCCAGAATTTACAAAAGATCAAAAAAAGATTTTCACCGAGATGAAATCATCAAAAAAATCACTTTTGATGGGACCCGCGGGATCTGGAAAAACACTTCTCGCACTCAAACACGTTGCGGATGAAATCCTGAAGGGAAAACAGGCTCTTTTTCTCGTTCCAGAAAAATTTATTTCCGCATCTTTAATTGAACTTTTTTCTCGGTTTTTTCCGAGAGAAATTTTTGAACTCTATCATTCTGGACTTTCCGAAGGCGAAAAATGGAATATTTGGTGGAAAGTGAAAACAGGTCGGCTCAAAATCATCTTTGGAACTCGCGCGGCACTTTTCCTTCCATTTGAAAATCTCGGAATTGTGGTGGTAGATGAAGAACACGATACTTCGTATAAAAATGATCAAGCGCCGAGATATCATGTGCGAAAAGCCGCAGAAATGCTTGCGGAAATTCATGATGCGCAGCTGATTTTGCAAAGCGCGACACCGAGTCTTGAGGCCTATTATTTAACAAATACCATTTTTCATAGTGGTAGAGACAAGGCAATGCCTTGTCTCTACAAATTGTTTACATTAGAAAAACGATTCGGAAGTGACTTCCCTCCTAAAATCAATATTGTTGATCTTCGTGAAGAACTCCAACGAAAAAATTTTTCTCCATTTTCACTTCTTCTTCAGAAAAAGATTCATGAATGTCTCCAGAAGAAAAAACAGGTGCTTCTTTTTTTGAATCGTCGGGGAAAAAATTCTGCATTGGTGTGTCGTGAGTGCGGAATTTCTGTGACGTGTTCGAATTGTAAAAACCGAATCACGATTCATGAAGATCGCAATAAAAATGAATTTCTCCTCTGTCACCATTGTGGACAAATGGACAAGATTCCTTTCTCTTGCTCCAGATGCAATTCCACGAAACTCAAAGGCTTTGGTGTAGGAACTCAAGAACTCGAAAAAGAGGCGAAAAAACTTTTTCCTCATGCAAAAATTCTTCGGGCGGATAGTGATTCAACAGCGCGAAAAAACGCATCCGAATTTCTTCTGGAAGAATTCTCTTCGGGAAAAGCGGATATTCTCATCGGAACCCAAATTATTGGAAAAGGAATTGATATTCCAAATATTGGACTCGTGGGAATTTTGCTCGCGGATATTGCGTTTCATCTTCCTGATTTTCGCGCTTCGGAATACGCATTTCAAATGCTCAGCCAAGTGGCGGGACGCACTGGACGAAAAGGAGAAGAAGGCGAAACTGTACTCCAAACCTATCTTCCTGAGCATCCCGCTGTCCAATTTTGCGGAAAACATAATTTTCAAGAGTTTTATGACCAGGAAATGATGGAAAGAAAATCGCTTTCTTTTCCGCCATTTACAAAGAGTATTCGACTGATTTTTGTGGATTATTCTGAAAAAAAAGCGAAGGAAAAATCGGAAAAATGGAAGGTCCGACTTGTAAAAAAATGGCACTCACTTTTTCCAAAAGAACACTTTTTTATTTCCTTGGCTCCGGCGATGACAAAGAAGCAACATGACAAATTTCACTACCATATTTTCATTATGGGAAATCATCCAGAATGGCTTCTTAATGCCGAAAATTTGAGCGGAATTCGCATCGACAGAGACCCTGTCGACAGCTTTTGATTGTCAGAAGTGAATTGACGAAAACTTAGAACGCATTTATAAATGTGCGCGATTTTTATAATTTTTTATTTTACTTTATGCGAGACATATTTGAAGGTTTTGAGAACCAAAATCTTACAGGGTGTGTTAATCTCGGTAACAGTCCTCGTGGACCTCTAACAGCCCCGGCGACTCCTGTTCCTCGTGAACAATCCAAAGGAACTAAGGAGGCGACTCGAAGAGTTCTTGGTACTATCCTTGAAGACGATTCAGAGTAAAAAAACTAATCGCACTTGAGCATCATTGAGAAAAAAATTTCTCAAATCGTCAATATTTCCACTCCTTTCCCCGTCACGAGCACCGTGTGCTCAAACTGCGCGGAAAGTGCGCCGTCGACCGTGCGAACTGTCCATTTGTCTTTTGGATCCACAATTATTTTCCAGTTTTTAGAAATATTGATCATCGGTTCTACAGTGAATGTCATTCCTGCTTCCAGTCGTGGACCTTTTTGTCCGGAATCGTAATGCAGCACATGCGGATCTTCATGAAACGCTCTTCCGATACCGTGTCCCGTGAAATCACGAACAATTCCGTATCCAAATTTTGAGACATATTTTTCAATTGCTTTTCCGATTTCGTTCAGAAAAATATTCGGCTTGATGACTTCGATTCCCTTCATCATCGCCTTTTTAGTGCGTTCGACGAGAAGTTTCGCCTCTTCTGAAACCTCACCAATGAGAAACATGCACGATGTATCGCCATGAAATCCGTCACGAATTATGGTGACATCAACATTTACAATATCGCCATTTTTGAGAATATCCGTTTCAGACGGAATTCCGTGACACACGACCTCGTTTATGGACGTGCAAATGGATTTTGGAAACCCGCGGTAATTGAGCGGAGCAGAAATCCATCCATTTTTAGTGATGTATTCATGGCAACGATCATTAATTTCCAAAGTGGAAGCGCCTTCTTTCACAAACGGAGTGATGAAATCAAGGACAGAAGCAGCAGCGCGACCTGCAACACGCATTTTTTTGATTTCGTCGGGTGATTTAATGGTGATTCCCATGTTTAATAACGAGCGAAATGCATCCGAGGATCTTCTTCGAATTTTCTAAAAAATTCATTCATAAGCTTTTTATCCTCACGATCAGGTTCCCAGTTTTTCGGATTATTTTCAATGTATTCGGCAATTACCGCATATTCACGATCATTGCGGATGATGCGATCGTAGTAAGAGCGTTGCCAGGCAAAGGAGGTATTTGGGAATTGTTTGTTTATGATCCTCGTAACAGATGACTTAAAACCATGAATAACTCTTGGCAAAATCATATTTGCTCGACGAATTCGTAGGGGCGGCAGATCTGCCGCCCCTACGTTTGGGTTTCTTACCACTATATCTTTATCTTTATTTAATTTTTTTGCCATTAATTTTTCATTTATAAAAAACTCATCCTCAATCATCACAATGCCATGCACATGATCTGGCATCACCACAAATACATCGATACTCACATTTGGAAAATGCTTCGGAATCTCATTCCAACATTCATACACAACATTCCCAACTGCGGAAATACACATTTTTTCATTTCGAATCTCACCAAAAAACTCTTCTCTATTTTCTGTACAAATCGTGACAAAATAATACCCTGGATCACTGTAATTATATTCCTCAAGCCGGACTAATTTTCGCCGGTTTTCAGGCATGTTATTTTCCAATTTTCGAAACTAAATCGAGCAAAACTCGCTTCTGATCTTCTGCTTTCGTCACTCCGCTTGCAAGGAGAACGCCAACTGCGCCAAGTTCCAATGCGATTTTTA contains:
- a CDS encoding transposase codes for the protein MPENRRKLVRLEEYNYSDPGYYFVTICTENREEFFGEIRNEKMCISAVGNVVYECWNEIPKHFPNVSIDVFVVMPDHVHGIVMIEDEFFINEKLMAKKLNKDKDIVVRNPNVGAADLPPLRIRRANMILPRVIHGFKSSVTRIINKQFPNTSFAWQRSYYDRIIRNDREYAVIAEYIENNPKNWEPDREDKKLMNEFFRKFEEDPRMHFARY
- the priA gene encoding primosomal protein N'; amino-acid sequence: MYTDIIPHRSLPFGSGKITFSVPEKLKPNIHVGQIVEILLRGRREQGCIIDIFQKHPDFDTVDILRILTPQILSKKSIDFLEQITEYYFSSYSKALFLMIPEKMWKSDGIPPTESYLVKTRFIASPRGTKQKLIFEILEKNSGKMPEKNLREMAQASSAVITNLLEKGLMRRTLEEFITPKIPENFNAFPEFTKDQKKIFTEMKSSKKSLLMGPAGSGKTLLALKHVADEILKGKQALFLVPEKFISASLIELFSRFFPREIFELYHSGLSEGEKWNIWWKVKTGRLKIIFGTRAALFLPFENLGIVVVDEEHDTSYKNDQAPRYHVRKAAEMLAEIHDAQLILQSATPSLEAYYLTNTIFHSGRDKAMPCLYKLFTLEKRFGSDFPPKINIVDLREELQRKNFSPFSLLLQKKIHECLQKKKQVLLFLNRRGKNSALVCRECGISVTCSNCKNRITIHEDRNKNEFLLCHHCGQMDKIPFSCSRCNSTKLKGFGVGTQELEKEAKKLFPHAKILRADSDSTARKNASEFLLEEFSSGKADILIGTQIIGKGIDIPNIGLVGILLADIAFHLPDFRASEYAFQMLSQVAGRTGRKGEEGETVLQTYLPEHPAVQFCGKHNFQEFYDQEMMERKSLSFPPFTKSIRLIFVDYSEKKAKEKSEKWKVRLVKKWHSLFPKEHFFISLAPAMTKKQHDKFHYHIFIMGNHPEWLLNAENLSGIRIDRDPVDSF
- the rfbB gene encoding dTDP-glucose 4,6-dehydratase, whose protein sequence is MGKRIFIAGGAGFIGSNFVQHLVENYPTYEILVFDALTYAGNRENLTSVHDKIIFLQGDIAHEEALESAFGTFHPEMVVNFAAETHVDRSIIGPKIFLETNVLGTQNLLECVKKFGVKRYVQISTDEVYGDLGDTTGTYFTEETPLAPNCPYAASKASADLFVRSYFETYKLPVMITRCTNNYGPYQYPEKLIPFFIFRALKNETLPLYGDGKNVRDWLYVKDHCRAIDIVLHKGREGEVYNIGGHNEKTNLEITKILLRKLGKPESLITFVEDRLAHDRRYAMDPSKIEKELGWKPEHSFEEYISETIEWYKNHQDWVKGCAKKSEEFRAEQYQ
- the map gene encoding type I methionyl aminopeptidase produces the protein MGITIKSPDEIKKMRVAGRAAASVLDFITPFVKEGASTLEINDRCHEYITKNGWISAPLNYRGFPKSICTSINEVVCHGIPSETDILKNGDIVNVDVTIIRDGFHGDTSCMFLIGEVSEEAKLLVERTKKAMMKGIEVIKPNIFLNEIGKAIEKYVSKFGYGIVRDFTGHGIGRAFHEDPHVLHYDSGQKGPRLEAGMTFTVEPMINISKNWKIIVDPKDKWTVRTVDGALSAQFEHTVLVTGKGVEILTI